The nucleotide window CTCGTATATACAAGCCTCTGGGAATCCGGCCAGCCCTCGACACGGCGGCTTGGTTTTCCGTCGACCGGCCCCCACAGGCACGTTCCGTAGAGCCCCGCCAGCTGTCCAGTACCTCTGGCAGCCCTTGCAGAAGTGTCTTGGCTGGTTAACGTTGTAGTTATTGAAGTAACAAAATTTAGTCTCCATGCTTTTGCATCTTGGGCATGGTATGATCCTATCTGGCCTCTTCTCCGCGGTTTGATCAGCTTTCTTGGGTTCTTCTTTTACTTGTGGTCTATTTTGCAATGTAATCGTTGTCCCGAATAGCTTAATTCCCGGGACATCTTGGCCGTTTTGGACCTCAGCCATGAGAGATAGGAAGAGACacaagcagagagagagattgagatATGGTCTAGAGTTTGAGAGACATACACTTTGTATTGTATGGTTTAGGGAGGGGGTTGTGCTGGTgcttatgta belongs to Prunus persica cultivar Lovell chromosome G4, Prunus_persica_NCBIv2, whole genome shotgun sequence and includes:
- the LOC18778392 gene encoding dof zinc finger protein DOF1.5, translated to MMTWSNDVYKKLILNFAKANLPGFLAAVTWFSYNPAFNLSTFDPLIFLYKYISTSTTPSLNHTIQSVCLSNSRPYLNLSLCLCLFLSLMAEVQNGQDVPGIKLFGTTITLQNRPQVKEEPKKADQTAEKRPDRIIPCPRCKSMETKFCYFNNYNVNQPRHFCKGCQRYWTAGGALRNVPVGAGRRKTKPPCRGLAGFPEACIYESSEVVHQFELDGVMEEWHMAAAQGGFHQVFPVVKRRRSSSGGQTCS